Proteins from a genomic interval of Indicator indicator isolate 239-I01 chromosome 1, UM_Iind_1.1, whole genome shotgun sequence:
- the C1H21orf62 gene encoding uncharacterized protein C21orf62 homolog: MKPIAFSAFCFWLALLLAGFLGIQISGSFVRSQKNHTLIFTKENTIRNCSCSMDIRDCDYCLANLMCNCKTVLPSTMVKTTYNSHLTIWFTDTSVLEMLLNFTRVWDLKLSFCGTTPLPTEYLAIWGLRKLRVKKVKGRFPEQSVTIYSSSKDEKDNSLAVHNKDRQMLVHLSFLDTSLFNGYSLLKSYSVENISSITEHFPSLMYSDVSSTTDNKSYVVTFIY, encoded by the coding sequence ATGAAGCCAATagccttctctgctttctgcttttggcTGGCTCTCCTTTTGGCTGGCTTCCTTGGCATACAAATCAGTGGCAGTTTTGTGAGAAGTCAGAAGAACCATACGCTAATTTTCACCAAGGAAAACACAATTCGCAACTGCAGCTGCTCAATGGATATTCGTGACTGTGATTACTGCCTGGCAAACTTGATGTGCAATTGCAAAACAGTACTACCTTCTACCATGGTAAAAACTACCTACAACAGCCACCTGACCATTTGGTTCACAGACACCTCTGTGCTGGAGATGCTCCTCAATTTCACAAGGGTGTGGGATTTGAAGCTGTCCTTCTGTGGCACCACTCCTCTCCCAACTGAATACTTGGCCATTTGGGGCCTTCGAAAGCTCCGAGTAAAGAAGGTCAAAGGACGATttccagagcaaagtgtcaccatctacagcagcagcaaagatgaAAAAGACAACTCGCTTGCAGTGCACAACAAAGACAGACAAATGCTTGTGCATCTTTCTTTTCTGGATACCTCACTTTTCAATGGATATTCTTTGCTGAAGTCATACAGTGTGGAGAACATCTCCAGTATCACAGAGCATTTTCCAAGCCTGATGTACTCTGATGTTTCCTCAACCACAGATAACAAGAGCTATGTTGTAACGTTCATTTACTGA